The sequence below is a genomic window from Ornithobacterium rhinotracheale.
TATAACTACTAAAGCTCTCCTTTCTAAATAGTTAGGAGAGTTTTTTTTATGTTTGAAAAAATAAGTTTTTGTAATTTTTACAATATTAAATTTTTGAAAAAATATTTTTTGTTTTAATAAATATTTAATTACATTTGTATTGATAATAAAATTATGAAGAAAAATCTTTTAAATAATAACAACCTTAATAATAATTCTTACCATAGGTAGGAAAAGGCTGTTCATTGTTTAAAAATTACAAAGCTCCTTATCCTGCCTCGTACGATAAGGAGCTTTTTTTCGTTTAGTGAAAATAATAATCAAAAAATAGAAAATATGTGTGGAATTGTATGTGCTTTTGATATTAAACAAAGCGCCGAGGAACTAAGACCTCAAGTATTAAAAATGGCTAAAAAACTTCGTCATCGTGGTCCGGATTGGAGTGGAATTTATAGCGACAAACACGCCATCATGGCACATGAGCGTTTGGCGATTGTAGATCCTACTTCGGGTAAGCAACCTCTAATCGGTATGGATGGCAGGTATGTGCTTGCCGTAAATGGTGAAATCTACAACCATAGAGAAATCCGTGAACGCTACAAAAATTCATATCAATTTCAAACTCAGTCGGATTGTGAGGTGATTCTGCCGCTATTTGCAGATAAAGGTGCCGCGGGAATCGATGAGCTAAACGGAATGTTTGCTTTTGCAATTTACGATACACAAACACAGGAGTTTATGGTGGCACGCGACTATATGGGAATTGTGCCACTGTACATGGGATTTGATAAGCAAGGGACTTTTTATGTAGCCTCGGAGTTAAAGGCACTAGAGGGACATTGCAACTCAATTAAGGTGTTTCTACCAGGGCATTACTACCACAGCAAAGAGAGAAAACTACAAAAATGGTATTCTCGCGATTGGGAAAAATATTCGGCAGTGGAGCATAACAAGTCCGATATTGATTTATTGAAAAAATCTTTGGAGGATGCAGTGCACCGCCAATTAATGTCTGATGTGCCTTATGGCGTATTGCTTTCAGGCGGATTAGATTCTTCGATTATTTCAGCATTGGCTAAAAAATTTGCAGCAAAACGCATTGAATCCGATGACAAAGAACAAGCATGGTATCCGCAATTACACTCATTTGCTGTAGGATTAGAAGGTTCGCCAGATTTAGTTGCAGCTCGCAAAGTTGCCGACCATATTGGGACGATTCACCACGAAATAAAATTCACGATTCAGGAAGGTTTAGACGCTGTGCGTGATGTGATTTATTATCTTGAAACTTATGACATTACCACCGTTCGCGCGTCTACTCCGATGTATCTTATGGCGAGAGTGATTAAGTCTATGGGGATTAAAATGGTGCTTTCGGGCGAAGGTTCAGACGAGATTTTTGGTGGCTATTTATATTTCCACAAAGCACCAAACGCAAGAGAGTTTCATGAAGAAAGTGTGCGCAAATTAGAAAACTTGTATAAATATGATTGTTTGCGTGCCAACAAATCTTTGATGGCTTGGGGAATCGAAGGGCGTGTGCCTTTTTTGGACAAAGAATTTTTGGATGTTGCTATGCGTATTAATCCAGAAGATAAAATGATTACGCCAGAAAAAATGGAAAAATGGATTTTACGCAAAGCCTTTGAAGATTATTTACCAGCTGAGGTAGCATGGAGACAAAAAGAGCAATTTTCCGATGGGGTGGGCTATTCTTGGATTGATAAATTAAAAGAATTGGTAAATGCAAAAGTTTCAGACCAAGAGTTGAAAAATGCACATCACCGCTTTCCAGTACAAACGCCTACTAGCAAAGAGGAGTATTACTATCGCAGCATTTTCGAAGAGCATTTCCCATTAGATGCCGCAGCACTCACTGTGCCATCTGTGCCATCAGTTGCATGTAGTACGCCTACGGCTCTGAAATGGGATAAATCTTTTCAAAACTTAAACGATCCGAGCGGTAGAGCCGTAGCAAAAGTGCATGCAGATGCTTATGTGAAATAGTATTTTTCTGTATAAGAATTGAAATTAATTACTAAAATATTTATAATTTCATCAAAAGTTTTATCTTTACCGAAAAATTTATACCATGAAGAAAATACTTACTTTATCTCTAGCAAGTTTATTGGCTTTTTCTTGTAGCAAGAAACAAGAAGCTGTGCCAATTTCTCCCGAAGCACCAGAAATCACAGCGGATCCTAGCGATTCTGTTTCAGAAGGAGAATACACCTATCATCCAGAAACAACCAAGCTTACTTGGACTGCATACAAAACACCAGAAAAAGTAGGCGTAGAGGGAACCTTTACAGAATATGAATTAATGGGTTATAAAACAGCTGCCATCAAAGAAGATGTTTTGAGTGGGGCTAAATTTAAAATCAATAGTCAGTCTGTGGAGACAGGAGACCAGTCGAGAGATAATTTGTTACGCACATTATTCTTTGGCGCTATGACTTCGCCAGAGATTCAAGGGAGCTTTGGGCAGTTTAGCGACGGCGTGGTGCCTGTAACCTTGAAGCTAAACGACCACGAGATAATCAGAGATTTTAAATACACCTTCTATGACAATAAAATTGTGATTACTGGTACCATCGATGTCCTAGCAGATTTTGATATTCAAAAAGGTTTTGAGCTGTTGCATAACGAGTGCAAGCTGCTCCATCAAGACAAAACTTGGACAGATGTAAGCATAGAAATCATTACAGAGCTATAAAAAACACTTTTATAAAAAATAAAACCCCCATCGCACTCGGGTGCGATGGGGGTTTTATTTGTATAGGCAGTGCCTTATTTCTTGCTCAAAACATAGCTATCCGCAGCATCGCCCGTATTTTCCTGTAAATCCGCATTGAGCTGAATTAATTTCCCTTCTTCCACCTTGAAGTGGCTCAATTGGTCGGGGGCATTTTCAGGTTTAAGCGTCACGATTGTTCCGTCGTTGTTCCAAGTATAAGTACCTTTATCGGTAAATTTATTGTTGATTTCTTTACCCAAATACTCAGTCTCTTGCACAAAGGTATTATCCTCATTTAGCTTTAAAGAAATCTTAATTCCCTCGCAATCGGCACAAGGCACTACTCCCTCATACACGCCCTCGTAATTAGCAACCACAGGGGCGGCAACTTCGGTAGATTCAGTGGAGGTAGCCTCCACACTTTTGTCTTTTTTTTGGCACGCGCTCAGCACTAGGGAGGCGATGGCTACAGATAAAATGATTTTCTTCATGATTAAATTTTAATTTTAGTTATAGTCTTAAAAACAAAATCAATGCCAAAAACAATTTTTTAGTTATTTTAATAAAAAGAGATTTTAAAAAATATAGCCAAAATTGAATTTTTAATCTACCACCTCGGCATATAAATCAAACTCCGTGGCATCGGTAATTTGCGCTTGTACAAACTGGCCTATGGACAGATAAACGCCCTCGGCAGGAATCAAGACTTCGTTATCCACATCGGGCGAATCAAATTCGGTGCGCCCCACAAAGTAGTTGCCTTCTTTTCTATCGATTAAGACTTTGAAGGTTTTTCCAATCTTCTCTTGGTTCAGCTCCCACGAGATTTGAGATTGTATCTCCATAATCTCTGCCACGCGTTGCTCTTTTACCTCTTGTGGCACATCATCTTTTAGGAGGTAGGCGTGGGTATTTTCCTCGTGCGAGTAGGTGAAGCAGCCTAATCGGTCGAAGCGCTGTTCTTTCACCCAATTTTTCATTAATTCAAAATCCTGTTCCGTTTCACCAGGGAAGCCACAAATCAGCGTGGTTCTAATGGCCATATCAGGCACTTTCTCACGGAATTGAGCTAGCAGTCGGTTTGTTTTTTCCTCCGTAGTGCCGCGCCGCATAGCTTTTAGGATAGGGGTGGAGATGTGCTGCAATGGAATGTCTATATAGTTGCAAATTTTAGGCTCGTTTTTAATGACATCAAGCACCTCTTCTGGGAAGCCCGTAGGGAATGCATAATGCAGGCGAATCCACTCGATGCCCTCTACTTTTACCAATTCTTTGAGCAAATCGGCAAGGGCTCTTTTGTTGTAAATATCTAGCCCGTAATAAGTCAAATCCTGTGCAATTAGGATTAATTCTTTGGTGCCATTTTTAGCTAATTTTTGCGCCTCGGTTACTAAATCCTCAATCGGGGTAGATTTATGGGCGCCGCGCATTAGGGGAATGGCGCAAAAGGCACACGGCCTATCGCAGCCCTCTGCAATTTTGAGGTAGGCATAGTGGCGCGGCGTGGTAGTTAATCGCTCGCCCACAAGCTCGTGCTTATAGTCGGCACCGAGCGCTTTTAGCAATAGCGGCAGGTCGCGCGTGCCAAAGTATTGATTTACATCGGGGATTTCTTTTTCCAAATCGGGCTTGTATCGCTCGGAGAGGCACCCCGTTACAAAGACTTTTTCCACCACGCCGCGCTGCTTTAAATCTACAAAGTTTAAAATAGTATTGATGGATTCCTCTTTGGCGTTTTCGATAAACCCGCAAGTGTTAATCACTACAATGTCGCCCGCTTGCTCGTGCACTACCTCTTTTCCATTGGCTTTGAGTTGCCCCATAAGCACCTCGGAGTCATAAATATTTTTGGAACACCCTAGTGTTACGATGTTTATTTTCTTTCTTCCAGTGGATTTTGTGCGCATAATTTTGGTATTAAAAAGGCGGGCAAAGTTATTAATTTATTTTTGAATTGAAAGTTTTAAAAATCTTAAACCAAGATAAGTCATTTAAAAATATATCAAATTCCATTTTTTAGCTAAATTAATCTTCGTCGTCGTCTTCCTTGAATAAATCTACTTTAGGGTCTGAAAATTCTTTATTACTAAATCTTTCGTAAGTGAGTAGGAGCGAAGGGAGCAAAATCAAATTAGCAAACATCGCCATGAGCAGGGTCAAAACGACCAGACCGCCCAAGGCTACAATCCCATTAAAGCCACTGAACATAAACACGCCAAATCCTGCAAATAAAATCACCGAAGTGTAGAACATGCTACTTCCCACATGCTCCATGGATTCGGCAACGGAAAGGCTGATGCTTTCGTATTTTTTCAAGTCTTGACGATAACGTGCTAAAAAGTGAATTGTATCGTCTACCGCAATACCAAACGCAATACTGAACACCAAAATAGTGGAAGGCTTGATAGGGATTCCCAAATAACCCATGAATCCTGCTGTGGTGAGCAGTGGTAAAATGTTAGGCAACAAGGCAATAAACACCATTTGTGGAGAACGGAACATAAATGCCATAAATACCGAAATCATTAAAATCGCAATGGAAATTGAAATGAATAAATTATGAGTCAAGTATTTTGTCCCTTCTTGAAACACAAACGCCATACCTGTAACATAAGTTTTGTAACGACCATCTGGGAAAATTTGTTTTAATTTATCCTGAATGTGCTGTGTGCTAAACGCTAAAACATCGCTATCCATATTGCTTAAAAGCGTGGTTAGGCGTGCTTTGCTTTTGGTGGAATCAAGATAGCTGCTTAGCATATGCTCGTTGCCATCTTTAGACTTTTTAATTTCACCTAAAATAAAACTACGCTCTTGGCGTGTTGGCAATTGATAGAACGCTGAATCGTTGTTATAATAAGCCTGTTTTGCCATTTTCACTAAAGGCACAATCGAAAGCGGTTTAGATGAAATGTTTAAGCTATCGATATATTTACTAAATTGGTCAAGTTTTTGTAGATTTTCAATGGAAGTCACGCCGTTTGGTCGTTTGGTATCTACAACGATTTCAAGTGGCAAAACACCTCCAAATTCTTTATCAAAAAAACTGATTTCTTTGTAAAAATCGGTGTTTTTAGACATGTCATCTAGAATATTTCCGCTACTTTTCATCAATGAAATTCCAATGAATGAAACTGCCAAAAGCCCCACAACAGTGAGGTAAACCTTTTCGCGGTGATTAGCAATAATGTCTTCTATAAATAGAAAAACTTTATTAGTCCAATTGAATGATAAATGCGAAAGTTCTTTCTCCTTTGGTTCTGGGAAATAGCTTAAAAGTGTAGGCACAATTAAGAAAGATAAAAAGAAAATTCCTACAATGTTTAATGAAGATACAATCCCAAATTCCTGCAAAGTTTTGCTATCGGTAAACAAGAAAGTAAAGAACCCAAATGCCGTAGTAAGATTAGTAAGAATTGCCGCATTCCCCACATGCACAATCATGCGGTGTAGAGCTTTAATCTTGTTTTTATGCAGCACATATTCCTTTTGGTATTTGTTGATGAGATAAATGCAGTTGGGGATTCCAATCACAATTAACAAAGGCGGAACGAGTGCTGTAAGAATCGTAATATCGTAGCCCAAAAATGCCATCAAAGCAAAACATGTAGTTACCGCACACGCCACCACGGCAATGGCAATTAGCGTGTTTCTGAGCGAACGATAGAAATACAGAAACAGCAAGCAAGTCACGAGCAGAGATGCTCCAATAAAAGTAAAAGATTCACTTTTCACCGCTTGGGAATTCATGGTTCGGATGACGGGCATGCCCGATAAATACAGCGGAATCTGCGTTTGCTCTTCAAATTCCTCGACCCAATCGTTGATTTGCAAAGTTTCCTTAGCTCGTTCGGGCGAATTCATGATCTCATCATCAATATATACCAAAATTTCTTTGGCGTTGTTTTTTGTATTATACAAAATTCCATTATAAAACGGAAAATTCTCTAATTGTTTAAGTTCCTGATCATAATTCTCGTTGAGAGAGATAATTTTTTCGGTTTTAAATCCTCCGTTCACTGTATCGCGTACCAGTTTTATTGCATCTTCCATCGAGAAAACCGATTTCACACCATTGAGTGTGGCAATTTTTTGTTGCAATTGTTTAAAGGCGTCATAATTCGGTTTTTCATGCATTTTTTCGTCATCATACCCAATGACGATCACATTGCTCTCGTTCCCAAAAGTGTGCTGAAAATCGCGCAAATTTACCATTGCAGGGTCTGATGAAGGCAGGAGTTGAGCACTTGTGGTCGAGAATTTTACGCCATAAGTCATTGAAGTATAGACTAAGGTGAATAGGTATATAACGAGAGAAATAAGAATATAAGCTCTATTTCTTAGAATAAACGAAGCAATTTTATTCCACATAGGGATTATTTTTTAATGTATAATGCTGGCAAATATACACTAATTCACAGGGGTAATCTTAGATTTAAGAGAATTTAATAGATTAGTGAGTGGTGTTTAAAAAAATATAAAATTGTATTTAAATAAAATTGAAAATCAAATAAGTATATTTTTTGAGATAAAAAAGACGAAAAAATATTTGTGATATAAAAAAATAAGTTATTATATTTGCATTCCTTTTGAACGGCGAGGTAGCTCAGTTGGTTAGAGCGTCGGATTCATAACCCGGAGGTCGGCAGTTCGATTCTGCTCCTCGCTACATTATTAAAGCCATTGAAAATTATGATTTTCAATGGTTTTTTTCTTTTGTGAATTTTTACTGAGTATAAAACCGAGTACTAAGAGAATGAAATAAATTATTCAAAACAAATAAGGCTTAAAATTAATATTTTAAGCCTTATGATTTTATCTCGTTGTTTCGTCTAAGCATTCCAAAATGATTTGGCAACCTTTTTCGATTTCTTCCATGCTAATCGTGAGTGGTGGTGTAATACGCAGAAATTGAGTCTCGTATAGAAGCCAAAAAAGAATCAAACCTTTTTTCATTGCCAAAGCTGAAACTTTCTGAACGACTTGTTCGTTTTCGAGCTCGAGTGCGAGCATTAGTCCTTTGCCTGGAAATGATTTTATGGCAGGGTGCACCAGCAATTTTCTAAACAAATCTTCTTTTGCCTGAATGTCTTGAATGTACGAGCCCTCGTGCAGTTCTTGCATGGTAGCCAATGCCGCTGCTGCCACAACGGGGTTTCCGCCAAAGGTGGTGATGTGCCCTAGCTTAGGGTTTGCTTGGAGGGTTTTCATATGCTGCGCGGAGGCTACGAATGCACCGATAGGAAGCCCCCCTGCCATTCCTTTGCCGAGGACTAAAATGTCTGGGACTACGCCATAATGCTCAAAGGCAAACCACTTGCCCGTGCGGCCAAAACCTGGCTGAATTTCATCTAAAATCAAAAGAGCACCTACTTCTTCGCAGCGTTGTTTCACACGTTGTAGCCATCCGTTGTGTGGCTGAATAAATCCTGCCGCACCTTGAATGGTTTCTAAAATTACACCCGCCGTTTTTTCTGTAATGCACTGAATGTCTTCTTCATTATTAAACTGAATAAACTGCACATCGGGCAACAACGGACGAAATGCCCGTT
It includes:
- a CDS encoding YceI family protein; the encoded protein is MKKILTLSLASLLAFSCSKKQEAVPISPEAPEITADPSDSVSEGEYTYHPETTKLTWTAYKTPEKVGVEGTFTEYELMGYKTAAIKEDVLSGAKFKINSQSVETGDQSRDNLLRTLFFGAMTSPEIQGSFGQFSDGVVPVTLKLNDHEIIRDFKYTFYDNKIVITGTIDVLADFDIQKGFELLHNECKLLHQDKTWTDVSIEIITEL
- a CDS encoding aspartate aminotransferase family protein — protein: MRENFFKYQAQTTAFASGFEVSHAKGNYIFGTNGKAYLDFEAGVSANTLGHGNERINQAIIDQVNKHLHVMVYGEYAQEKTVALCKLLAETLPDPLEVTYLVNSGAEAIDASLKLAKRVTSRQEIISAKMAYHGNTHGALSVSGNEDFKRAFRPLLPDVQFIQFNNEEDIQCITEKTAGVILETIQGAAGFIQPHNGWLQRVKQRCEEVGALLILDEIQPGFGRTGKWFAFEHYGVVPDILVLGKGMAGGLPIGAFVASAQHMKTLQANPKLGHITTFGGNPVVAAAALATMQELHEGSYIQDIQAKEDLFRKLLVHPAIKSFPGKGLMLALELENEQVVQKVSALAMKKGLILFWLLYETQFLRITPPLTISMEEIEKGCQIILECLDETTR
- a CDS encoding copper resistance protein NlpE encodes the protein MKKIILSVAIASLVLSACQKKDKSVEATSTESTEVAAPVVANYEGVYEGVVPCADCEGIKISLKLNEDNTFVQETEYLGKEINNKFTDKGTYTWNNDGTIVTLKPENAPDQLSHFKVEEGKLIQLNADLQENTGDAADSYVLSKK
- a CDS encoding RND family transporter encodes the protein MWNKIASFILRNRAYILISLVIYLFTLVYTSMTYGVKFSTTSAQLLPSSDPAMVNLRDFQHTFGNESNVIVIGYDDEKMHEKPNYDAFKQLQQKIATLNGVKSVFSMEDAIKLVRDTVNGGFKTEKIISLNENYDQELKQLENFPFYNGILYNTKNNAKEILVYIDDEIMNSPERAKETLQINDWVEEFEEQTQIPLYLSGMPVIRTMNSQAVKSESFTFIGASLLVTCLLFLYFYRSLRNTLIAIAVVACAVTTCFALMAFLGYDITILTALVPPLLIVIGIPNCIYLINKYQKEYVLHKNKIKALHRMIVHVGNAAILTNLTTAFGFFTFLFTDSKTLQEFGIVSSLNIVGIFFLSFLIVPTLLSYFPEPKEKELSHLSFNWTNKVFLFIEDIIANHREKVYLTVVGLLAVSFIGISLMKSSGNILDDMSKNTDFYKEISFFDKEFGGVLPLEIVVDTKRPNGVTSIENLQKLDQFSKYIDSLNISSKPLSIVPLVKMAKQAYYNNDSAFYQLPTRQERSFILGEIKKSKDGNEHMLSSYLDSTKSKARLTTLLSNMDSDVLAFSTQHIQDKLKQIFPDGRYKTYVTGMAFVFQEGTKYLTHNLFISISIAILMISVFMAFMFRSPQMVFIALLPNILPLLTTAGFMGYLGIPIKPSTILVFSIAFGIAVDDTIHFLARYRQDLKKYESISLSVAESMEHVGSSMFYTSVILFAGFGVFMFSGFNGIVALGGLVVLTLLMAMFANLILLPSLLLTYERFSNKEFSDPKVDLFKEDDDED
- the asnB gene encoding asparagine synthase B, which encodes MCGIVCAFDIKQSAEELRPQVLKMAKKLRHRGPDWSGIYSDKHAIMAHERLAIVDPTSGKQPLIGMDGRYVLAVNGEIYNHREIRERYKNSYQFQTQSDCEVILPLFADKGAAGIDELNGMFAFAIYDTQTQEFMVARDYMGIVPLYMGFDKQGTFYVASELKALEGHCNSIKVFLPGHYYHSKERKLQKWYSRDWEKYSAVEHNKSDIDLLKKSLEDAVHRQLMSDVPYGVLLSGGLDSSIISALAKKFAAKRIESDDKEQAWYPQLHSFAVGLEGSPDLVAARKVADHIGTIHHEIKFTIQEGLDAVRDVIYYLETYDITTVRASTPMYLMARVIKSMGIKMVLSGEGSDEIFGGYLYFHKAPNAREFHEESVRKLENLYKYDCLRANKSLMAWGIEGRVPFLDKEFLDVAMRINPEDKMITPEKMEKWILRKAFEDYLPAEVAWRQKEQFSDGVGYSWIDKLKELVNAKVSDQELKNAHHRFPVQTPTSKEEYYYRSIFEEHFPLDAAALTVPSVPSVACSTPTALKWDKSFQNLNDPSGRAVAKVHADAYVK
- the rimO gene encoding 30S ribosomal protein S12 methylthiotransferase RimO, with the translated sequence MRTKSTGRKKINIVTLGCSKNIYDSEVLMGQLKANGKEVVHEQAGDIVVINTCGFIENAKEESINTILNFVDLKQRGVVEKVFVTGCLSERYKPDLEKEIPDVNQYFGTRDLPLLLKALGADYKHELVGERLTTTPRHYAYLKIAEGCDRPCAFCAIPLMRGAHKSTPIEDLVTEAQKLAKNGTKELILIAQDLTYYGLDIYNKRALADLLKELVKVEGIEWIRLHYAFPTGFPEEVLDVIKNEPKICNYIDIPLQHISTPILKAMRRGTTEEKTNRLLAQFREKVPDMAIRTTLICGFPGETEQDFELMKNWVKEQRFDRLGCFTYSHEENTHAYLLKDDVPQEVKEQRVAEIMEIQSQISWELNQEKIGKTFKVLIDRKEGNYFVGRTEFDSPDVDNEVLIPAEGVYLSIGQFVQAQITDATEFDLYAEVVD